The Pseudodesulfovibrio sediminis genome includes the window GAGACGTCAAAAGTCTGATACAAGGCGACCAGCCCGTCCAGAACCTTGGTCATGACCAGAATGACCGCTATGGCCATGTAGGCGTAAATCGCATTGTGCAGGATGTCCTTGAGTTGGGGAAAGAATTCCAGCCCCCAAAAGAAGACGGGTGCCGGAGCCAGGAGCGCGGCCCTGGAAAACACGCCCTGTTCCATCAGGATGTCATCGAGTTTGGACTTGGTGCGTTGGGCAAAGGCATGGGCGGCTCGTACCAGCAGGAGCTTTGCGACTCCATAGGCGATCAGGGCGGCCAGCAGCAACAGGCCTATTTTGGCAGAGACATCGAACAGGTGATTGTTCTCTATAATGACTATGGGCGTAGAAAAGGTCATGGGTCGCTCCTTGGCTGTCTTCGGTCTCGGTCTCCTAGCAGAAAGATGGACTTTTGAGAACCATTGCTGATAGTCCTCGCCTGTATTTTCTGCATAAATTTGACAATATGCTGTTCCTGGCACATGTGAAGGTAATGGAAAACAGCAAAAGGAAGCATGCATGACCATTTGGGGTATCATTGTCCTTACTGTCACCACCATGATAGTGCTCTATCTTGGATGGCGGCTCGTCGAGCCGTTGCCTATGGGGCGCAAGCGGAAGCTCTTGGCTTGGCTGACACTGGCCATCCTGCTTTTCGGGCACCGGCTGACGTGGTTTCTCCAGCGAACCGACAAGATTCAATGTCTGGTTTGTGATTCCATCGACTGGGTCGGCTTCACCTTTTTCGGTTTTGTTTCGATCCTTATCGTCTTCATGCTCGTGAGGGATGTGCCTCGTTTTCTCGGATCAATCTTTTCGGGGGTAAAGAAGCTGTTTGTGCGCCGGAGCAAACGCCCGTATTTCATCGGGCCCAACCTGGAGCGTCGGCGCTTCATGCTTAACGCCACCAATGGGGTATTGTTGACCGCCTCCCTGCCGCTCACCGGGTACGCGGTGTTCAAGGCGCGCAGTAAGCCAACGGTGGTTCACAACGACCTTCCGTTGATGGATTTACCCGAAGGGCTCGATGGATTCACCATAGCCCAGATTTCGGATACGCACATCGGCCCGACCATCCGAGGCGATTGGGCGCGCATGGTCGTGAACGAGGTCAACGGCCTGCACCCCGACATGATCGTCCACACCGGCGATCTGGTGGATGGGAGTGTGGATGGCCTCAAGGACGATATCCAGCCCATGGGCGAGCTGACGGCACCGCATGGCGTGTGGTTCTGTACCGGCAATCATGAGTATTATTCCGGCGTACATCAGTGGCTTGCCGAGGTCAGGAGGCTGGGCATCAAGCCGTTAGTGAACGAGCATGCGCTGATCGACACGGGCAAGGGAGCCATTTTGCTGGCCGGGGTCACTGACCTGCGTGCTGAACGTCTTGAACCGACACATATATCCTCCCCCTCGAAAGCCAAGATGGGGGCCCCTGATCATGACGTGTCCATCCTGTTGGCCCATCAGCCCAATTCCGTGTTTGAGGGAGCAGGGGCGCGGTTTGACGTGCAGCTTTCCGGGCACACGCATGGCGGGCAGTATTTCCCGTATAACTATGTCATTCATCTTTTTCAGAAATATGTCCGTGGCCTGTACGTGGTCGACAAGACATTGCTGTATGTGAATACCGGGACCGGATATTGGGGACCGCCCATGCGTCTGGGCACCGCGCCGGAAATCACGTTGCATACGTTGAAGAAAGCATAAACACCATTCGACAGGCTGTTTCCTCAGTCTGTTTTTCTCTGCGATATCTTTATTGACCTGCTGGCTGAAAGCGGCTACTTCTCGATTGGTCCAACCAATTTGGAGGCGTGATGGATATCAAACGAGTACGCAAAAAATCCATATCAGAAAAGATCGTGGCCCAACTGAAGGAGATGATCGGTCAGGGGCAGCTCAAGCCCGGAGACCGGTTGCCTGCCGAACGGAATCTGGCCGAGATGTTTGGTGTTTCCCGGACAACGGTGCGGGAGGGTATCAAGG containing:
- a CDS encoding metallophosphoesterase, whose translation is MTIWGIIVLTVTTMIVLYLGWRLVEPLPMGRKRKLLAWLTLAILLFGHRLTWFLQRTDKIQCLVCDSIDWVGFTFFGFVSILIVFMLVRDVPRFLGSIFSGVKKLFVRRSKRPYFIGPNLERRRFMLNATNGVLLTASLPLTGYAVFKARSKPTVVHNDLPLMDLPEGLDGFTIAQISDTHIGPTIRGDWARMVVNEVNGLHPDMIVHTGDLVDGSVDGLKDDIQPMGELTAPHGVWFCTGNHEYYSGVHQWLAEVRRLGIKPLVNEHALIDTGKGAILLAGVTDLRAERLEPTHISSPSKAKMGAPDHDVSILLAHQPNSVFEGAGARFDVQLSGHTHGGQYFPYNYVIHLFQKYVRGLYVVDKTLLYVNTGTGYWGPPMRLGTAPEITLHTLKKA